Proteins encoded by one window of Anopheles maculipalpis chromosome 2RL, idAnoMacuDA_375_x, whole genome shotgun sequence:
- the LOC126559207 gene encoding uncharacterized protein LOC126559207: MNYSVAIICFAALVGAVVGGPISMSNNNIGDIVKVDVDAEIDIKSEINVELVNVIAELLLELRDVNVNVCPEETSEETSEETSEETSEETSEETSEETSEETSEEENEETTLPPTTTNTTPEIGPGTQTTTDDFFPSAVPFQDLVQALVQTKPEGYDAPGITKEQKEKLWRKHVEQLVQKHVVNHQ; this comes from the exons ATGAACTATTCCGTAgcaattatttgttttgcggCCCTCGTGGGTGCGGTCGTCGGTGGACCGATCTCgatgagcaacaacaacattggAGACATTGTGAAGGTGGACGTTGACGCCGAGATTGATATAAAGAGTGAGATCAATGTGGAGCTGGTGAACGTGATTGCGGAACTGCTGCTGGAGCTGAGGGATGTTAACGTGAACGTGTGCCC TGAGGAAACTAGTGAAGAAACTAGTGAGGAAACTAGTGAGGAAACTAGCGAAGAAACTAGTGAAGAAACCAGTGAAGAGACCAGTGAGGAAacaagcgaagaagaaaacgagGAAACTACTCTACCACCCACAACTACCAACACAACGCCTGAGATTGGTCCGGGAACGCAGACCACAACGGACGATTTCTTTCCTTCTGCAGTACCTTTCCAGGACCTCGTACAGGCACTTGTACAAACGAAACCGGAAGGGTATGATGCCCCAGGAATAACCAAAGAGCAGAAGGAGAAACTTTGGCGTAAGCATGTGGAGCAGCTGGTTCAGAAGCACGTTGTCAATCATCAGTAA
- the LOC126559202 gene encoding 60S ribosome subunit biogenesis protein NIP7 homolog: MKRLSEQQTKVLFEKLSKYIGTNVKLLIDRTDGTYCFRELKSRVYYMSEKILKLAETVPREHMVSVGTCFGKFTKGNKFILHITALAYLAPYAQYKIWLKPAAEQQFLYGNNVAKSGMGRITENTPVYQGVIVMSMNDVPLGFGVAAKSTNDCKMADPLVTVCFHQADIGEYIRSEENLI, encoded by the exons ATGAAACGACTTtctgaacaacaaacaaaggttttgtttgaaaaactaTCCAAATA TATTGGAACGAATGTAAAGCTGTTAATTGACCGTACCGATGGTACCTACTGCTTCCGCGAGCTAAAATCCCGCGTCTACTACATGTCGGAGAAAATTCTTAAACTAGCAGAAACGGTACCAAGGGAACACATGGTATCGGTAGGCACGTGCTTCGGCAAGTTTACCAAGGGCAACAAGTTTATACTGCACATTACCGCACTGGCCTATCTAGCCCCGTACGCGCAGTACAAAATCTGGCTCAAGCCAGCGGCCGAGCAGCAGTTCCTGTACGGTAATAACGTCGCGAAATCGGGCATGGGCCGTATCACCGAAAACACACCCGTCTACCAGGGTGTTATCGTGATGTCGATGAATGATGTTCCGCTCGGATTTGGTGTGGCGGCAAAATCCACGAACGACTGTAAAATGGCCGATCCTTTAGTAACGGTTTGCTTCCATCAAGCGGATATTGGTGAATACATTCGATCGGAGGAAAACTTAATCTAA
- the LOC126557429 gene encoding peroxisomal carnitine O-octanoyltransferase has protein sequence MNRESIYYLPAESSESTFCYDEDRPPLPLPKLDHTLKRYLESLKPFGTVEELENTKKIIETFRKGVGAKLQAILEEKAAKEKNWVDKWWEDYAYCTLRMALIPYCVMVQPLLLDAVGLEAIPDNFLKGPATCLHHNMVFWKLLRTERLRPIASADKKNVFSADLYRRLYNTVRTPGIEMDKVESYFRTEKEGPCPSHIVVLYGGRIFKIPGLDAEGDPLSPQDFLFTLQQIQVKVEGSSVKHAGVPALTNDDRTSWARNRQHLIELSARNKSMVREIEEAVALMILDTHCPKNYSDLAQLALTGDIHSKWTDKSCGTIAFKNGQMGCYGEHCCYDGSISMSISLYVMMSIAEEGVPDWDIPPKHLILPEELVFDLDDTLRGEIARMETVIDEMQNCVVVSMDQFQDYGKAFMKKHKIHPDAYVQTALLLTYYRLHGTFAPTYETAMMRQFYKGRTETCRSCSIEAVRFMEAMETASTTDADRAKLFKVAANRQMELMNEARKGNGIDRHLFGLWCAAYDNGIPIPELYDDPLYSKSGGGGNFILSTSTLGYTINCGYVAPMCMDGYGCFYTMLEDCIWAIFSAYRDSSVTSCHKFQQTFHQVMVDLKNLLGRSDLPNKL, from the exons atgaatCGGGAAAGCATTTACTACCTTCCGGCGGAAAGCTCCGAAAGTACGTTTTGCTACGACGAAGACCGTCCTCCGTTGCCGTTGCCGAAGCTGGATCATACGCTTAAGCGGTATTTGGAATCGCTGAAACCATTCGGCACCGTGGAAGAGCTggaaaatacgaaaaaaatcatcgaGACCTTTCGCAAGGGCGTTGGTGCGAAGCTGCAAGCGATACTGGAAGAGAAGgcagcgaaggaaaaaaattgg GTCGACAAATGGTGGGAAGACTATGCCTACTGCACCCTGCGCATGGCACTGATTCCTTACTGTGTGATGGTACAACCATTGCTGCTCGATGCCGTCGGTCTGGAGGCGATTCCGGACAACTTTCTCAAAGGTCCTGCCACCTGTTTGCATCACAATATGGTGTTCTGGAAGTTGCTGCGTACCGAACGGTTGCGACCAATTGCGAGCGCCGACAAGAAGAACGTTTTTTCGGCCGACTTGTATCGGCGTCTGTACAACACCGTCCGAACGCCTGGTATCGAGATGGATAAAGTTGAAAGCTATTTCCGGACGGAAAAGGAAGGTCCCTGTCCGTCGCATATTGTCGTGCTGTACGGAGGTCGGATCTTTAAAATTCCGGGCCTCGATGCTGAGGGAGATCCCTTGAGCCCGCAGGATTTCCTGTTCACTTTGCAGCAGATTCAAGTGAAGGTGGAAGGCAGCAGTGTTAAGCATGCGGGTGTGCCGGCACTAACGAATGACGATCGAACGTCGTGGGCCCGCAATCGGCAACATTTGATAGAACTTTCGGCACGCAACAAGAGCATGGTGCGGGAAATTGAGGAAGCGGTCGCACTGATGATACTCGATACACACTGTCCAAAGAATTATTCGGATCTGGCACAGTTAGCCTTAACCGGGGATATACACTCGAAATGGACGGACAAGAGTTGCGGTACGATCGCGTTTAAGAACGGCCAGATGGGATGCTACGGTGAACATTGCTGCTATGATGGTTCGATTTCGATGTCCATCAGCCTGTACGTTATGATGAGCATTGCGGAGGAAGGTGTTCCGGATTGGGATATTCCCCCGAAGCATTTAATTCTTCCGGAGGAATTGGTTTTTGATTTAGATGACACGCTGCGTGGCGAAATCGCTCGAATGGAAACGGTTATTGACGAAATG CAAAACTGTGTAGTTGTTTCGATGGATCAGTTCCAGGACTACGGAAAAGCGTTTatgaaaaagcataaaattcatCCAGATGCGTACGTACAAACGGCCCTGCTGTTGACGTACTACCGACTACATGGAACCTTTGCCCCTACGTACGAAACGGCCATGATGCGCCAATTCTACAAAGGACGCACGGAAACGTGTCGTTCGTGCAGTATTGAGGCGGTCCGATTTATGGAGGCGATGGAAACTGCCAGCACAACCGACGCCGATCGAGCGAAACTGTTTAAGGTGGCCGCAAACAGACAGATGGAGCTGATGAACGAAGCTCGCAAGGGTAATGGAATCGATCGGCATTTGTTTGGGCTGTGGTGTGCCGCCTACGACAATGGTATACCGATTCCGGAGCTGTATGATGACCCACTGTACAGCAAGAGTGGTGGGGGTGGCAACTTCATCCTTTCCACCAGCACGCTCGGGTACACGATCAACTGTGGTTACGTTGCACCGATGTGTATGGATGGTTACGGTTGCTTCTACACGATGCTGGAGGATTGTATTTGGGCAATTTTTTCGGCGTACCGGGACAGCAGTGTTACCAGCTGCCATAAGTTTCAGCAGACATTCCACCAGGTGATGGtagatttgaaaaatctgctaGGACGGTCTGATCTACCGAACAAGCTTTAG